Part of the Dehalococcoidia bacterium genome is shown below.
CTGGGCCTGCCGGCACGAGGAGAAGGCGCATGGCGAAGCGGCGGCAGTCCATTGACCTCGAAGGGATCGGTCACTCGAACCCGATCCCCTTCGCTTCGAAGGTCGGCAACATCGTGCGCACCGGCGGCATCTTCGGCATGGACCCGGCCACGCACGCGATGCCGCCCGAGCCGGAGCGGCAGGCGGCACTGATCTTCCAGCACGTGCGCGCGGTGATGCAGAAGGCCGGCGGCTCGCCGGACGACATCGTTGCGATGACCTTCTGGGTCAAAGACATCCAGTACCGCGAGTTCATCAACGCCGAGTGGGTGAAGATGTTCCCGGACGCCGAAAGCCGGCCCTCGCGCCACACGATGACGCAGGCGCTGGGCGGCGCCTCGCTGATCCAGTGCGAGTTCATGGCGGTGTTGGCGG
Proteins encoded:
- a CDS encoding Rid family hydrolase; the protein is MAKRRQSIDLEGIGHSNPIPFASKVGNIVRTGGIFGMDPATHAMPPEPERQAALIFQHVRAVMQKAGGSPDDIVAMTFWVKDIQYREFINAEWVKMFPDAESRPSRHTMTQALGGASLIQCEFMAVLAE